A single region of the Fusobacterium varium genome encodes:
- a CDS encoding transposase — MENFKEVYSKIIHAKLSYSPNQCPHCHGKDIIKWGSKTSNIRFLKILEYNSILRLQKQRFRCKNCGKTFSTETNIVDKICCISNNVKLTITLKLQKNISEKDIAYDFNVSPNTVNRIINSFF, encoded by the coding sequence ATGGAAAATTTTAAAGAAGTATATTCTAAAATTATTCATGCTAAACTCTCTTACTCACCTAATCAATGTCCTCACTGTCATGGTAAGGATATCATCAAATGGGGTTCTAAGACTTCAAATATTAGATTTTTAAAAATTTTAGAGTATAACTCTATTTTAAGATTACAGAAGCAAAGATTTCGTTGTAAAAATTGTGGTAAAACTTTTAGCACTGAAACTAATATTGTTGATAAAATTTGCTGTATTTCTAACAATGTTAAATTGACTATTACTCTTAAATTACAAAAAAATATTTCTGAAAAAGACATTGCTTATGATTTTAATGTTTCTCCAAATACTGTTAATAGAATTATTAATTCTTTTTTTTAA
- the rplS gene encoding 50S ribosomal protein L19, whose amino-acid sequence MKEKLIQLVEQSYLRTDIPEFKAGDTIAVYYKVKEGNKERVQLFEGVVIRVNGGGIAKTFTVRKVTAGIGIERIIPVNSPMIDKIEVLKIGRVRRSKLYYLRGLSGKKARIKEIRK is encoded by the coding sequence ATGAAAGAAAAATTAATTCAATTAGTAGAACAAAGCTACTTAAGAACAGACATTCCTGAATTTAAAGCTGGAGATACTATCGCAGTATACTACAAAGTAAAAGAAGGAAACAAAGAAAGAGTTCAATTATTTGAAGGAGTAGTTATCAGAGTAAATGGTGGAGGAATTGCAAAAACTTTCACTGTAAGAAAAGTAACTGCTGGAATTGGAATTGAAAGAATCATTCCTGTAAACTCTCCAATGATTGATAAAATCGAAGTATTAAAAATCGGAAGAGTTAGAAGATCTAAACTTTATTACCTTAGAGGACTTTCTGGTAAAAAAGCAAGAATCAAAGAAATCAGAAAATAA
- the lepB gene encoding signal peptidase I, with the protein MEKSKVIINGIFYIILTLIFIYIFVKEKELTEIIKTYREKLADKIVTKLDVEGKVLETVIRKTINIVETLGTALILVLLIQKFYLGNFLVPTGSMIPTIMPKDRLFGNMVVYKFREPKREEIIVFKEPIQNKVLYTKRVMGLPGETVNIQNGNLYVNGEKIDSREYSNIGEIGNEKWIIPKKGDTIEIIPGKDYGKLFRENMIDVAEVQKYLVDNPGAVSEILPDLEFRVNGEKTGMMLDLIHDSKYVDRIFQGENVALISDKNYYFALGDNTNGSYDSRMWGFVSEDRIKGKAFVRFWPITKMGLLK; encoded by the coding sequence ATGGAGAAGAGCAAAGTAATAATTAATGGGATCTTTTATATAATCTTAACACTAATTTTTATCTATATTTTTGTCAAAGAAAAAGAGTTAACTGAGATAATAAAAACGTATAGAGAAAAGTTAGCAGACAAGATAGTAACTAAATTAGATGTAGAGGGAAAAGTCTTAGAAACAGTAATAAGAAAAACTATAAATATAGTTGAAACTTTAGGAACAGCTTTAATTTTAGTTTTACTAATTCAAAAATTCTATTTAGGAAACTTTCTTGTACCAACAGGATCAATGATTCCTACTATTATGCCAAAGGATAGATTATTTGGGAATATGGTAGTGTATAAGTTTAGAGAGCCTAAAAGAGAAGAGATAATAGTTTTTAAAGAGCCTATTCAGAATAAAGTATTATACACAAAGAGAGTTATGGGACTTCCTGGAGAAACTGTGAATATTCAAAATGGCAATCTTTATGTAAATGGAGAAAAAATAGATAGTAGAGAGTATTCAAATATTGGTGAAATAGGAAATGAAAAATGGATTATTCCTAAAAAAGGGGATACAATAGAGATTATTCCTGGAAAAGATTATGGAAAACTATTTAGAGAAAATATGATAGATGTAGCAGAGGTACAAAAATATTTAGTAGATAATCCTGGAGCAGTTAGTGAAATTTTACCAGATCTTGAGTTTAGAGTAAATGGAGAGAAAACAGGAATGATGTTGGATCTTATTCATGACAGTAAGTATGTAGATAGAATTTTCCAAGGGGAAAATGTGGCTCTTATCTCTGATAAGAACTATTACTTTGCTCTTGGAGATAACACAAATGGAAGTTATGACTCAAGAATGTGGGGATTTGTAAGTGAAGATAGAATAAAAGGAAAAGCTTTTGTTAGATTTTGGCCAATAACAAAAATGGGACTTTTAAAATAG
- the rimI gene encoding ribosomal protein S18-alanine N-acetyltransferase, translating into MIVELKDKKSLEDIAKFESEIFGVTAFSLKQLEEMSEIERYKFIELYEDEKIVGYVILLDSIDVWEIMKIAVDREQRKKGYGDKLLNYIFAFAQIPIMLEVRESNIPAIEFYRKNGFEKIGVRKNYYHDTNEAAHIMIKEF; encoded by the coding sequence ATGATAGTAGAGTTAAAAGATAAAAAATCTCTTGAAGATATAGCTAAATTTGAAAGTGAAATTTTTGGAGTAACTGCATTTTCTTTGAAACAGTTAGAAGAAATGAGTGAAATAGAAAGATATAAGTTTATTGAGCTTTATGAAGATGAAAAAATAGTAGGTTATGTAATACTACTAGATAGTATAGATGTATGGGAGATAATGAAAATAGCTGTGGACAGGGAGCAGAGAAAAAAAGGTTATGGAGATAAATTATTAAACTATATTTTTGCCTTTGCTCAAATACCAATAATGTTAGAAGTTAGAGAGAGCAATATTCCAGCTATAGAGTTTTACAGAAAAAATGGATTTGAAAAAATTGGAGTAAGAAAAAATTATTACCATGATACTAATGAAGCTGCACATATTATGATAAAAGAGTTTTAA